The sequence below is a genomic window from Mycobacteroides abscessus ATCC 19977.
ACGTGGCAAGGCCGGTGGTGTGAAGTACGCCGCCACCCCCGATGACGCTCTTACTCACGCACAGAACATTCTGGGCCTGGACATCAAGGGCCACATCGTCAAGAAGATCCTCGTCGCCGAGGCCAGCGATATCGCCGAGGAGTACTACATCTCCTTCCTGCTGGACCGTGCCAACCGCACCTACCTGGCCATGTGCTCGGTCGAGGGCGGTGTCGAGATCGAGGTAACCGCCGAGGAGAACCCCGACGCACTGGCCAAGGTGCCCGTTGACGCCGTCAAGGGTGTCGACCTGGCGCTGGCTCGTGAGATTGCCGAGAAGGGCAAGTTGCCCGCCGAGGTACTGGACTCCGCCGCGGTGACCATCCAGAAGCTGTGGGAGGTCTTCGTCGGCGAGGATGCCACCCTGGTGGAGGTCAACCCGCTGGTGCGCACCCCCGACAATCAGATCCTGGCGCTGGACGGCAAGGTCACCCTGGACGGCAACGCCGATTTCCGTCAGCCCGGCCATGCCGAGTTCGAGGACAAGGACGCCACCGATCCGCTGGAACTCAAGGCCAAGGAGCACGACCTCAACTACGTCAAGCTCGATGGTCAGGTCGGCATCATCGGCAACGGCGCAGGTCTGGTCATGTCCACCCTGGATGTCGTCGCGTATGCGGGCGAGAACCACAACGGCGTGAAGCCTGCCAACTTCCTGGATATCGGTGGTGGCGCCTCGGCCGAGGTGATGGCTGCCGGTCTTGATGTCATCCTGGGTGACTCGCAGGTCAAGAGCGTTTTTGTGAACGTGTTCGGTGGCATCACCGCATGTGACGCGGTGGCTAACGGCATCGTCGGCGCCCTGAAGACTCTCGGTAACACGGCCAGCAAGCCGTTGGTGGTTCGTCTCGACGGCAACAAGGTCGAAGAAGGACGGGCGATTCTGGCCGAGTTCAATCATCCGCTGGTGATCCAGGCCGAGACCATGGACGCCGGTGCCGACAAGGCGGCCGCCCTGGCGGCCGCATCCAACTAGAGCGCCGAGTCCGCAGATTAAGGGAGCTTGAACCAATGTCTATCTTTCTGAACAAGGATTCGAAGGTCATCGTCCAGGGCATCACCGGTGGTGAGGGCACCAAGCACACCGCGCTGATGCTCAAGGCCGGTACTCAGGTTGTCGGCGGCGTCAACGCCCGCAAGGCCGGAACCACCGTGTCGCATGTGGATAAGAGCGGTCAAAGTGTCGACTTACCCGTGTTCGGCAGTGTCGCCGAGGCCATCAAGGAGACCGGGGCCGACGTGTCGATCGCCTTCGTGCCGCCGGCCTTCTCCAAGGACGCCATCATCGAGGCAATCGACGCCGAGATCCCGCTGCTCGTTGTCATCACTGAGGGAATCCCGGTGCAGGACAGCGCGTATGCGTGGGCCTACAACGTCGAGAAGGGCAACAAGACCCGCATCATCGGGCCCAACTGCCCCGGCATCATCACCCCCGGCGAGGCGCTGGTGGGTATCACTCCTAACAACATCACCGGCACCGGTCCGGTCGGTCTGGTGTCCAAGTCCGGCACCCTGACCTACCAGATGATGTACGAGCTGCGCGATTTCGGCTTCTCCACCGCCATCGGTATCGGCGGCGACCCCGTCATCGGCACCACCCACATCGACGCCATCGAGGCGTTCGAGAAGGACCCGGAGACCAAGATCATCGTCATGATCGGTGAGATCGGTGGCGACGCCGAGGAGCGTGCGGCCGACTACATCAAGGCCAACGTGTCCAAGCCCGTCGTCGGCTACGTTGCGGGCTTCACCGCCCCCGAGGGCAAGACCATGGGCCACGCCGGTGCCATCGTGTCCGGCAGCTCGGGTACCGCCCAGGCCAAGAAGGAGGCCCTCGAGGCCGCCGGTGTGAAGGTCGGCAAGACGCCGTCCGAGACGGCCAAGCTGGCGCGAGAGATCCTGCAGAGCCTGTAGGAGGTTTCCTGCGCAAGGGCCCCACCGGTTTTCCGGTTGGGGCCCTTGTTCTTTCGGCCCCGTCCGGTGTGAAGTTGCTGCGGAAATCAGGCCGAATTGCCTTTGTAGCTTCACGCTCAGTGGCCGTGAAATCTACTGGTAGGCGATATTTGGTTTCGTTCAGTGAGATTGCGTGACCTACGCATGAACAATCGGATGACATGCCCTGCGGGCCGACGCTGGGCGGCTACCTTTCCGATTCGTGGAGCTCTCGTTCGACACATCCGGACTGGTGCCGAGCGAGGATGGTTGGTACGACCCGGCTACCGGCGATCAGTTCTGGGTCTCGCATTCGCGGGGCGCCTATCTGTCGGTGCCGCTGAATGATGTGGGTGCGGTACGGCGAGTGCTCGTGGAGACCGTGCTCAATAGACGCGCGGGAGTTGTCGAGGCGTTCGTCGTCGGAGTCGACGCGCTACCTGGACTGCTGTACGTGGTGAAGGTGCCCAAAGCCGATGCCCCGCAAGGGCTCACCTTCATGGCCTCCATTGTGGTGCCGCGTGCGCACTCCTATGCGATGGTCTGCGGGGCGTTCGCGGAGGGGCCGGTTACCGGGACCCGAGAGGCGACTGTGCTCGAGGAGTTGCTGGCGGCCGGCGGCCCATCGTCGCAGATGTGGCCCCCACATCCGTACGCGCCAGATTTGGAACCAGGAATTCCGTACAACATCGCCGATGAAATGCGGTGGGATGAAAGGTTTCCTGATCACCCGCTGACGCGGCTGCGCCGGTGGGTGGCCGGAGTGACGCCGACCATCCGGGTGGCGCACAAGTTCGCCGCCCTGCCGCCGTTCTCGGTGCGTTAGGCGAAAGCGGCGAGTTTTCCGGACAGCCTGTCGATGTACGCCCGCACCTCTTCCTCGGAGCGGTCGGGCATCCCGAAGATCGCCTCGGTGACGCCCAGCTCGCGCCACGCGGCCAGCTGCTCGGGGTCGGGCTTGCCCGCCAGCACGTAGATCAGCGGGTCGCCGTCGCGCCCGGCCGCCTTCCATGCCTCCTTGAGCGCCACGATCTTTCCGGCGATGTCCTCATCGCGCGGAGTGGACATCCAGCCGTCGGCATTCTTGGCGATCCACGTGAAGTTCTTCTCGGTACCGCCCGCGCCCACGATCACCGGCACGTGCTTTTGCACGGTCTTGGGCCAGGCCCAGCTGGGCCCGAAGTTGACGAATTCGCCTGAGTAGCTTGCTTCTTCCTCTTCCCAGAGCCTGCGCATCGCTTCGATGTACTCGCGCAGCATGGTGCGGCGG
It includes:
- a CDS encoding LLM class F420-dependent oxidoreductase; this translates as MDYGLVLFTSDRGISPAIAAKAAEDGGFSTFYVPEHTHIPVKREAAHPGTGGAELPDDRYMRTLDPWVSLGAACAVTSKIRLATAVAIPVEHDPITLAKSIATLDHMSGGRVTVGVGYGWNTDELADHHVPAGRRRTMLREYIEAMRRLWEEEEASYSGEFVNFGPSWAWPKTVQKHVPVIVGAGGTEKNFTWIAKNADGWMSTPRDEDIAGKIVALKEAWKAAGRDGDPLIYVLAGKPDPEQLAAWRELGVTEAIFGMPDRSEEEVRAYIDRLSGKLAAFA
- the sucD gene encoding succinate--CoA ligase subunit alpha; translation: MSIFLNKDSKVIVQGITGGEGTKHTALMLKAGTQVVGGVNARKAGTTVSHVDKSGQSVDLPVFGSVAEAIKETGADVSIAFVPPAFSKDAIIEAIDAEIPLLVVITEGIPVQDSAYAWAYNVEKGNKTRIIGPNCPGIITPGEALVGITPNNITGTGPVGLVSKSGTLTYQMMYELRDFGFSTAIGIGGDPVIGTTHIDAIEAFEKDPETKIIVMIGEIGGDAEERAADYIKANVSKPVVGYVAGFTAPEGKTMGHAGAIVSGSSGTAQAKKEALEAAGVKVGKTPSETAKLAREILQSL
- the sucC gene encoding ADP-forming succinate--CoA ligase subunit beta — translated: MDLFEYQAKELFAKHNVPTTPGRVTTTAEDAKAIAEEIGKPVMIKAQVKVGGRGKAGGVKYAATPDDALTHAQNILGLDIKGHIVKKILVAEASDIAEEYYISFLLDRANRTYLAMCSVEGGVEIEVTAEENPDALAKVPVDAVKGVDLALAREIAEKGKLPAEVLDSAAVTIQKLWEVFVGEDATLVEVNPLVRTPDNQILALDGKVTLDGNADFRQPGHAEFEDKDATDPLELKAKEHDLNYVKLDGQVGIIGNGAGLVMSTLDVVAYAGENHNGVKPANFLDIGGGASAEVMAAGLDVILGDSQVKSVFVNVFGGITACDAVANGIVGALKTLGNTASKPLVVRLDGNKVEEGRAILAEFNHPLVIQAETMDAGADKAAALAAASN